GGCCACTGGCACGCCGTTGTCCTGGCTGCCGTCACGGAAGCGGAACGATACTGCGCCTGCTTCGGCGTCCTCGCCTCCGGCAATCAGGACGAAGGGAATCTTGTCCTTGCTGGCCGTGCGGATCTTCTTGGGGAAACGGTCCGAGGAGATGTCCACTTCGGCCCGGATGCCGGCTGCCTTGAGCTGGCCCACGACGTCGAACATGTAGTCGTTGAATGTTTCGGCCACCGGGATGCCCACTACCTGGACAGGAGCGAGCCATGCCGGGAAAGCACCGGCGTAGTGCTCGGTGAGGACGCCCATGAAGCGTTCCACGGATCCGAACAGCGCGCGGTGGATCATGACCGGGCGTTGGCGGGTTCCGTCCGCAGCCTGGTACTCGAGCTCGAAACGTTCGGGCAGGTTGAAGTCCAGCTGGATGGTGGACATCTGCCAGGTCCTGCCGAGGGCATCCTTCGCCTGGACGGAGATCTTGGGACCGTAGAAGGCAGCCCCACCCGGATCGGGCACCAGTTCCAGACCGGAGGCAGCGGCAACCTCGGACAACGTGCGGGTGGCTTCCTCCCAGGCAGCGTCGTCACCAACGAACTTTTCTTCGTTCTTGGTGGAGAGCTCCAGGTAGAAGTCATCCAGGCCGTAGTCCTTGAGGAGACCCAGGACAAAGTTCAGCGTAGTGGTGAGTTCGTCCTTCATCTGCTCGCGGGTGCAGTAGATGTGGGCGTCGTCCTGTGTCATGCCACGGACGCGCGTCAGGCCGTGCACAACGCCGGACTTTTCGTAGCGGTAGACCGATCCGAATTCGAACAGGCGCAGCGGAAGTTCGCGGTAGGACCGGCCGCGGGAGCGGAAGATCAGGTTGTGCATGGGGCAGTTCATCGGCTTCAGGTAGTAATCCTGGGCCGGCTTGCGCACGGTGCCGTCTTCGTTGAATTCGGCGTCCACCTGCATGGCCGGGAACATGCCGTCCTTGTACCAGTCAAGGTGTCCGGAAACCTCGTAGAGGTGTCCCTTGGTGATGTGAGGGGTGTAGACGAACTCGTAGCCGGCATCCACGTGGCGCTGGCGGGAGTAGTCCTCCATGGCCTTGCGGATGATGCCGCCCTTGGGGTGGAACACCGGAAGACCGGATCCCAGCTCGTCCGGGAAGGAGAAGAGGTCAAGTTCCACGCCAAGCTTGCGGTGGTCGCGTCGTTCGGCTTCGGCAATCCGCTCCTGGTAGGCCTTGAGGGCTTCCTTG
Above is a genomic segment from Arthrobacter sp. YN containing:
- the thrS gene encoding threonine--tRNA ligase yields the protein MSDAQQITLIVDGEETKVTEGTTGAELFFERRDVVVARVNGVLKDLDQVLTEGADVEGVTIDSPDGLNVLRHSTAHVMAQAVQRLRPDAKLGIGPYITDGFYFDFDVAEPFTPEDLRTLEKMMQKIINQNQKFVRRVVTEEEARQAMANEPYKLELLGKKNDASDAAEGVNVEVGAGDITIYDNVDRKSGESIWCDLCRGPHLQNTKIISNAFALTRSSAAYWLGNQNNQQLQRIYGTAWPTKEALKAYQERIAEAERRDHRKLGVELDLFSFPDELGSGLPVFHPKGGIIRKAMEDYSRQRHVDAGYEFVYTPHITKGHLYEVSGHLDWYKDGMFPAMQVDAEFNEDGTVRKPAQDYYLKPMNCPMHNLIFRSRGRSYRELPLRLFEFGSVYRYEKSGVVHGLTRVRGMTQDDAHIYCTREQMKDELTTTLNFVLGLLKDYGLDDFYLELSTKNEEKFVGDDAAWEEATRTLSEVAAASGLELVPDPGGAAFYGPKISVQAKDALGRTWQMSTIQLDFNLPERFELEYQAADGTRQRPVMIHRALFGSVERFMGVLTEHYAGAFPAWLAPVQVVGIPVAETFNDYMFDVVGQLKAAGIRAEVDISSDRFPKKIRTASKDKIPFVLIAGGEDAEAGAVSFRFRDGSQDNGVPVAEAVRRIVDAVKNRES